A stretch of the Mesorhizobium huakuii genome encodes the following:
- the tpiA gene encoding triose-phosphate isomerase, with translation MTPGIRPLVAGNWKMNGTSASLNELRMIGNGFMSGLDAETEALVCVPATLLSHAAEILSRTPVHAGGEDCHTKESGAYTGCISAEMLKDAGASHVIVGHSECREQRGEDDATVQAKASAAWRAGLVAIVCIGETQQQREAGATLDVLARQVDGSVPPSATPSNTIIAYEPVWAIGTGLTPTAVDVAEAHAHIREKLAEKLGAIAAKVRILYGGSVKPSNAVELLGVRNVDGALVGGASLKAADFLGIAEAYRSISG, from the coding sequence ATGACGCCAGGAATTCGCCCACTTGTCGCCGGCAACTGGAAAATGAACGGCACCAGTGCCTCGCTCAATGAGCTGAGGATGATCGGCAACGGGTTCATGAGCGGGCTCGATGCGGAAACCGAAGCCCTGGTCTGCGTTCCCGCCACGCTGCTTTCGCATGCGGCGGAGATTCTGTCGCGCACGCCGGTCCATGCCGGTGGCGAGGATTGCCACACCAAGGAAAGCGGCGCCTACACCGGCTGCATCTCGGCCGAGATGCTGAAGGACGCCGGCGCGAGCCATGTCATTGTCGGCCATTCCGAATGCCGCGAACAACGCGGCGAAGACGATGCGACGGTCCAGGCCAAGGCCTCCGCCGCGTGGCGCGCCGGGCTTGTGGCCATCGTCTGTATCGGCGAGACGCAGCAGCAGCGCGAGGCCGGCGCCACACTCGACGTGCTGGCGCGCCAGGTCGACGGTTCGGTGCCGCCGAGTGCTACGCCATCCAACACCATCATTGCCTATGAGCCGGTATGGGCGATCGGCACCGGCCTGACGCCGACCGCGGTCGATGTAGCCGAAGCGCATGCGCATATCCGCGAAAAGCTGGCGGAAAAGCTCGGCGCCATCGCTGCCAAAGTGCGCATTCTCTATGGTGGCTCGGTTAAGCCGTCCAACGCAGTGGAGCTGCTGGGCGTCAGGAATGTCGATGGCGCGCTGGTGGGCGGCGCTAGCCTGAAAGCGGCTGATTTCCTGGGTATCGCCGAAGCCTATCGCAGCATTTCAGGCTGA
- a CDS encoding ABC transporter permease, whose product MSNQAVAMPRKTRGPWAVAFAKLARDRAAMASLAVFLLIVLACLSAPLYAKWAGTDPFASTLDAVIQIDGADVPVMEQSTEGLGLGYTPLGPTWRLGNYFLGADSQGRDVMARMLYGGLSSLLISGAATIFTLIIGTAAGLIAGYFGGITDTVLSRLLDVLWAFPIYLLAISLSIVTIAQGISIGPIEIESGSLWLPVIIIGIVYVPYVARPIRGQVLSLRHSEFVFAAINLGVPGWRILWRDILPNITTTLIVFVPLMMALNMLTESALSFLSIGVQPPAASWGTIIQDGQALLYTRPLVALVPGLAIAVSVMALNVFGDGLRDALDPRSKVRLGRD is encoded by the coding sequence GTGTCGAACCAAGCCGTCGCCATGCCGCGCAAGACGCGAGGGCCCTGGGCCGTCGCCTTTGCCAAGCTGGCAAGGGACAGGGCTGCCATGGCATCCCTGGCCGTGTTCCTCCTCATCGTGCTTGCCTGCCTCAGCGCGCCCCTCTACGCGAAATGGGCAGGCACGGACCCATTCGCCTCGACACTCGACGCCGTCATCCAGATCGACGGCGCCGACGTTCCGGTGATGGAACAGTCGACGGAGGGGCTCGGGCTTGGCTACACGCCGCTCGGGCCGACCTGGCGGCTCGGCAATTATTTCCTCGGCGCCGACAGCCAGGGGCGCGATGTCATGGCCAGGATGCTCTATGGCGGGTTGAGCTCACTGCTGATCTCTGGGGCCGCCACCATCTTCACGCTGATCATCGGCACGGCGGCTGGATTGATCGCCGGCTATTTCGGCGGCATCACCGATACGGTGCTGTCGCGCTTGCTGGATGTCCTGTGGGCGTTTCCGATCTATCTGCTGGCGATTTCGCTTTCCATCGTCACCATCGCGCAAGGCATCTCGATCGGGCCGATCGAGATCGAATCCGGCAGCCTGTGGCTGCCGGTCATCATCATCGGCATCGTCTATGTGCCCTATGTGGCGCGGCCGATACGCGGGCAGGTCCTGTCGCTGCGACACAGCGAGTTCGTGTTCGCCGCGATTAACCTAGGTGTACCCGGGTGGCGCATCCTGTGGCGCGATATCCTGCCCAACATCACCACCACGCTCATCGTCTTCGTGCCGCTGATGATGGCGCTGAACATGCTGACGGAATCCGCACTTTCCTTCCTGTCGATCGGCGTGCAGCCGCCGGCCGCCAGCTGGGGCACCATCATCCAGGACGGGCAGGCGTTGCTTTATACTAGGCCACTGGTGGCGCTGGTGCCGGGCCTGGCGATCGCGGTGTCCGTCATGGCACTCAATGTCTTCGGCGACGGCCTGCGCGACGCGCTCGACCCGCGCTCCAAAGTCCGGCTGGGGCGCGACTGA
- the secG gene encoding preprotein translocase subunit SecG, translating to MQTVLIVIHLMVVLALVGVVLLQRSEGGGLGIGGGSGFMTARGAANALTRATAILAAAFFVTSLTLSIIARYGEKPIDILDRVPATSDGAGKGVLNQLPGTTTPAPAGSTTPTPPSGNGAATTPAPAAPATAPASGSTPPASNGATNTAPAAPQVPNQ from the coding sequence ATGCAAACCGTACTGATCGTCATCCATCTCATGGTCGTGCTCGCCCTCGTCGGCGTGGTGCTGCTGCAACGCTCCGAAGGCGGCGGGCTTGGCATTGGTGGCGGATCGGGCTTCATGACGGCGCGTGGCGCCGCCAATGCGCTGACCCGGGCGACGGCGATCCTGGCGGCGGCTTTCTTTGTGACGTCGCTGACCTTGTCGATCATTGCCCGCTATGGCGAGAAGCCGATCGACATTCTCGACCGCGTTCCCGCGACGTCGGACGGCGCCGGCAAGGGCGTGCTCAACCAATTGCCGGGCACGACGACCCCGGCGCCCGCCGGCAGCACGACTCCGACGCCGCCGTCGGGCAATGGCGCCGCGACGACGCCTGCACCGGCAGCTCCGGCCACCGCGCCGGCCTCTGGTTCGACGCCGCCGGCAAGCAACGGCGCCACCAACACGGCGCCGGCGGCACCGCAGGTCCCGAACCAGTAA
- a CDS encoding LysR substrate-binding domain-containing protein yields MALPSLNGMRAFEAAARLGSVKDAAEELHLTPSAISRHIRALERNLGQDLFERGFRQITPTIRGSYYARSLSEAFEAIWRATDDVSLADGPTHSRTQRVRVLCVPAVLNLWLADRLPNFRKLHPAVELEISTSGKRANFDLAIVDEFVYKAGPALTLLIPLVLTPVCAPSLLEGPVPLRSPADLVNHHLIHECESMRWRRWLEQEGVLDTTPKSSTTLDDCTLIMREAINGAGIALADTMMAQDFLQQGKLVAPFDARHTYPAGIYLHQRRSIGNKPGTGLFQDWLLSEVEDHKRVMAIT; encoded by the coding sequence ATGGCCCTACCCTCACTCAACGGCATGCGCGCTTTCGAGGCCGCCGCACGTCTCGGCAGCGTCAAGGATGCAGCCGAGGAATTGCACCTGACGCCCTCTGCCATCAGCCGCCACATCCGTGCGCTTGAAAGGAATCTTGGCCAGGATCTGTTCGAGCGCGGCTTTCGCCAGATAACGCCGACCATCCGGGGCTCTTACTATGCGCGCAGCCTCTCCGAAGCGTTCGAGGCCATCTGGCGCGCCACCGACGATGTCAGCCTCGCCGATGGTCCGACCCACAGCAGAACCCAGCGTGTCCGGGTCCTGTGCGTCCCGGCGGTCCTCAACCTTTGGCTGGCGGACCGGCTGCCGAACTTTCGCAAACTGCATCCGGCGGTGGAGCTGGAGATCTCGACCTCGGGCAAGCGCGCCAACTTCGATTTGGCGATTGTCGACGAGTTCGTCTACAAGGCCGGCCCGGCCTTGACGCTGCTGATCCCGCTGGTCCTGACACCGGTCTGTGCGCCCTCGCTGCTCGAAGGGCCGGTGCCGCTGCGGTCACCCGCCGATCTGGTCAACCATCATCTGATCCATGAATGCGAGTCCATGAGATGGAGGCGTTGGCTGGAGCAGGAAGGCGTCTTGGACACGACGCCAAAATCCAGCACGACGCTGGATGACTGCACGCTGATCATGCGCGAGGCGATCAATGGCGCCGGAATTGCGCTTGCCGACACGATGATGGCGCAGGATTTTCTGCAGCAAGGCAAACTTGTCGCACCGTTTGACGCCCGTCACACCTACCCGGCCGGCATCTACCTGCACCAGCGCCGCAGCATCGGCAACAAGCCGGGCACCGGCCTGTTTCAGGATTGGCTGTTGTCCGAAGTAGAGGACCACAAGCGGGTGATGGCTATCACCTAA
- a CDS encoding L,D-transpeptidase: protein MQLRSFIFLGLCAVFGLNSPAFAGMPANMAAQQSVSLEKTDAITVAAVKSDATQLKLLKKKKNPTPDDLAQIKKIEAKIVADKEDAKAKALEARKLAMREAAKAKAEAERQAFLAKKSQSASATTEVADAKPAKKKTTKVIEPIEPITPIQSAEPLPAEAMNVALTGNNGELRSEVVGQNQPSGGLFAGLFGGTSSRSSISYLPETRALDQALAKKDSKKPFKVKPEFVPQDVEFTGYEPGTIVIDTSARRLYLVESFSTARRYAIAVGREGLQFKGTVAVGDKQEWPRWIPTLDMQKREPKHYGQYKDGMPGGGQNPLGARAIYLYDGKKDTHLRIHGTIAPQSIGTSASNGCFRMINEHVMDLYSRVKVGTKVVII, encoded by the coding sequence ATGCAGCTTCGCAGCTTCATTTTCCTGGGACTTTGCGCCGTATTCGGCCTGAATTCCCCGGCCTTCGCCGGAATGCCGGCAAACATGGCCGCGCAACAGTCGGTTTCGTTAGAAAAAACCGACGCCATCACCGTCGCCGCAGTCAAGAGCGATGCGACGCAGTTGAAGCTTCTCAAGAAGAAGAAAAACCCGACACCGGACGATCTCGCCCAGATCAAGAAGATCGAGGCCAAGATCGTCGCCGACAAGGAAGACGCCAAAGCCAAGGCACTCGAAGCCAGGAAGCTGGCGATGCGTGAAGCGGCCAAGGCCAAGGCCGAAGCGGAACGGCAGGCCTTCCTGGCCAAGAAGAGCCAGAGCGCTTCTGCAACAACCGAAGTGGCTGACGCCAAGCCGGCCAAGAAAAAGACCACCAAGGTCATCGAGCCGATTGAACCGATCACACCAATCCAGTCGGCCGAGCCGCTTCCGGCCGAAGCGATGAATGTCGCCTTGACCGGCAACAATGGCGAACTGCGTAGCGAGGTCGTCGGCCAGAATCAGCCAAGCGGCGGCCTGTTCGCCGGCCTGTTCGGTGGTACCTCGTCCCGGTCGTCGATCAGCTATCTGCCCGAGACGCGGGCTCTCGACCAGGCTCTCGCCAAGAAGGACTCCAAGAAGCCGTTCAAGGTGAAGCCTGAGTTTGTGCCGCAGGACGTGGAGTTCACCGGCTATGAGCCGGGCACCATCGTCATCGACACCAGCGCGCGCCGGCTCTATCTCGTCGAATCGTTTTCGACCGCGCGTCGCTACGCGATCGCGGTCGGTCGTGAAGGCCTGCAGTTCAAGGGCACGGTCGCGGTCGGCGACAAGCAGGAATGGCCGCGCTGGATCCCGACGCTCGACATGCAAAAGCGCGAGCCCAAGCATTACGGCCAGTACAAGGACGGCATGCCCGGAGGCGGCCAGAACCCGCTCGGCGCCCGCGCCATCTACCTCTATGACGGCAAGAAGGACACGCATCTGCGCATTCACGGCACCATCGCGCCGCAGTCGATCGGAACCAGCGCCTCCAATGGCTGCTTCCGCATGATCAACGAGCACGTCATGGACCTCTACAGCCGCGTCAAAGTCGGCACCAAAGTCGTCATCATCTGA
- a CDS encoding proline iminopeptidase-family hydrolase has protein sequence MSSEIIGREGRATFRGYETWYRISGDLDADKAPVVILHGGPGAAHNYVDAYKLLARRGRAVIHYDQLGCGNSTLLPDKGADFWTPGLFIDELENLVDHLCIRAGFHVLGQSWGGMLGAEYGVTQPKGLKSLTIANSPASMKLWVEEANRLRADLPGDVQETLTRHEQAGTTDDPAYQEATMRFYERHVCRVPFPPEVTETFAQIARNPTVYHVMNGPNEFHVIGTLKNWSIVERLPAVDVPTLIISGRYDEATPATVRPFKDGIKGSRWEIFEHSSHMPHVEEQEACMQVVGDFLDDNDN, from the coding sequence ATGTCGTCTGAGATCATTGGCAGGGAAGGGCGGGCCACCTTTCGCGGTTACGAAACCTGGTATCGCATCTCCGGCGATCTCGACGCCGACAAGGCCCCCGTGGTGATCCTGCATGGTGGGCCGGGCGCAGCCCATAATTATGTCGATGCCTACAAGCTTCTCGCCCGACGGGGCCGCGCCGTCATCCATTACGACCAGTTGGGCTGCGGCAACTCCACCCTGCTGCCAGACAAAGGTGCCGACTTCTGGACACCCGGGCTTTTCATCGACGAGCTTGAAAACCTGGTCGATCATCTCTGCATCCGCGCGGGCTTCCATGTGCTCGGTCAGAGCTGGGGCGGCATGCTGGGCGCCGAATATGGGGTCACGCAGCCGAAAGGCCTGAAGTCGCTGACAATCGCCAACTCGCCGGCTTCCATGAAGCTGTGGGTCGAAGAAGCCAACCGGTTGCGCGCCGACCTGCCCGGGGATGTTCAGGAAACACTGACCCGGCACGAACAGGCCGGCACGACGGACGATCCGGCCTACCAGGAAGCCACGATGCGGTTCTACGAACGGCATGTCTGCCGCGTGCCTTTCCCGCCCGAAGTGACGGAGACCTTCGCCCAGATCGCACGCAATCCGACCGTCTATCATGTGATGAACGGGCCGAACGAGTTCCACGTCATCGGAACGCTGAAGAACTGGAGCATCGTCGAGCGCCTGCCCGCCGTCGATGTTCCCACGCTGATCATCTCCGGACGTTACGACGAGGCGACGCCCGCGACGGTGCGGCCCTTCAAGGACGGCATCAAGGGATCGCGCTGGGAGATATTCGAGCATTCCAGCCACATGCCGCATGTCGAGGAGCAAGAGGCATGCATGCAGGTGGTGGGAGATTTTCTGGACGACAACGACAACTGA
- a CDS encoding CTP synthase codes for MTPMARYVFITGGVVSSLGKGIAAAALGALLQARGYRARIKKLDPYLNVDPGTMSPYQHGEVFVTDDGAETDLDLGHYERFTGRSANQQDNITTGRIYKNIIERERRGDYLGATVQVIPHVTDEIKNFVLNGNDDYDFVLCEIGGTVGDIEAMPFLEAIRQLGNDLPRNNAVYVHLTLMPYIPTAGELKTKPTQHSVKELRGIGIAPDILLVRADRAIPKEERRKLSLFCNVRESAVIQALDVPHIYDVPMAYHKEGLDSEVLAAFGIDPAPKPRMEPWQKVSDRIHNPEGEVTIAIVGKYTGLKDAYKSLIEALSHGGLANHVKVKLDWIESEIFEKEDPTPWLEKVHGILVPGGFGERGSEGKILAAKFARERKVPYFGICFGMQMACIEAARSLAGVEHASSTEFGPTNEPVVGLMTEWLKGNMLEKRRETGDLGGTMRLGAYQADLAKGSKIADIYGDTQISERHRHRYEVNIDYKERLEDCGLVFAGMSPDGVLPETVEYPDHPWFIGVQYHPELKSRPLEPHPLFASFIEAAVEQSRLV; via the coding sequence ATGACTCCCATGGCGCGATATGTATTCATCACAGGCGGCGTGGTTTCCTCACTTGGAAAAGGCATTGCTGCAGCGGCCCTTGGGGCTCTCTTGCAGGCGCGAGGCTATCGCGCACGCATCAAAAAACTCGACCCTTACCTCAATGTCGATCCCGGCACGATGTCGCCGTACCAGCATGGCGAGGTCTTCGTCACCGATGATGGTGCCGAAACCGACCTCGATCTTGGCCACTACGAGCGCTTCACCGGCCGCTCGGCCAATCAGCAGGACAACATCACCACCGGTCGCATCTACAAGAACATCATCGAGCGCGAGCGGCGCGGCGACTATCTCGGCGCCACGGTGCAGGTCATTCCGCACGTCACCGACGAGATCAAGAATTTCGTCCTCAACGGCAATGACGACTATGATTTCGTGCTGTGCGAAATCGGCGGCACGGTCGGCGACATCGAGGCGATGCCGTTCCTCGAGGCGATCCGCCAGCTCGGCAACGATCTGCCGCGCAACAACGCCGTCTATGTGCATCTGACCTTGATGCCCTACATCCCGACGGCGGGCGAACTGAAGACCAAACCGACTCAGCATTCGGTCAAGGAACTGCGCGGCATCGGCATCGCGCCCGACATCCTGCTGGTCCGTGCAGACCGCGCCATTCCCAAGGAAGAGCGCCGAAAGCTGTCGCTGTTCTGCAATGTTCGCGAAAGTGCCGTCATCCAGGCGCTCGACGTGCCGCATATCTACGACGTGCCGATGGCCTATCACAAGGAAGGGCTCGATTCGGAAGTGCTGGCCGCCTTCGGCATCGACCCGGCGCCGAAGCCGCGCATGGAGCCCTGGCAGAAAGTCTCCGATCGCATTCACAATCCGGAAGGCGAGGTGACCATCGCCATCGTCGGCAAATATACCGGCCTCAAGGATGCCTACAAATCGCTGATCGAGGCGCTCTCGCATGGCGGGCTGGCCAACCACGTCAAGGTCAAGCTCGACTGGATCGAATCGGAGATCTTCGAAAAGGAGGATCCGACGCCGTGGCTGGAAAAGGTGCATGGCATCCTGGTTCCCGGCGGCTTTGGCGAGCGCGGTTCCGAAGGCAAGATCCTGGCGGCGAAATTCGCGCGCGAACGCAAGGTGCCGTATTTCGGCATCTGCTTCGGCATGCAGATGGCCTGTATCGAGGCTGCGCGGTCGCTGGCGGGCGTCGAGCACGCGTCTTCGACCGAGTTCGGTCCGACCAACGAGCCCGTCGTCGGCCTGATGACCGAATGGCTGAAAGGCAACATGCTGGAGAAGCGGCGTGAGACCGGCGATCTCGGCGGCACGATGCGGCTCGGCGCCTATCAGGCCGACCTCGCCAAGGGGTCGAAGATCGCAGACATCTATGGCGACACGCAGATTTCCGAGCGCCATCGCCACCGCTACGAGGTCAATATCGACTACAAGGAACGGCTCGAGGATTGCGGCCTGGTGTTCGCCGGCATGTCGCCCGACGGCGTGCTGCCGGAAACGGTCGAATATCCCGACCACCCCTGGTTCATCGGCGTGCAGTATCATCCCGAGCTGAAGAGCCGGCCGCTCGAGCCGCATCCGCTGTTCGCCAGCTTCATCGAGGCGGCGGTGGAGCAGTCGCGCCTGGTCTAG
- a CDS encoding ABC transporter substrate-binding protein: MKKLLLAASAAALLAGTWLAPAQAEYLKEHRGGTIRLLARSAAGTLDPHINYTDQGWQMYQPIYDGLVAFRKAEGMDGFTIVPDLAEALPAVTNDGKTFTFKLRKGIKFSNGQELGVKDVVASFQRIFKISGPTSGTFYAGIVGADKCLADAKSCTLEGGVVGDEAAGTITLNLTKPDAEILYKLALPHAVVLPADTPAEDMGSKPIPSTGAYMISAFDPNKGMTVSRNPNFKQWSEEAQPDGYPDVVQYDFGLSEEAAVTAIQNGEADWMFDALPSDRLGELGSKSMDQLHISPLSAWWYAPLNNRLAPFDNEKARQAVAYAIDRNTLVKLFGGKVLASPVCQVLPPDFPGHEDYCPFTKNPGAKWSAPDLDKAKQLVEESGTKGQKVTIIAEDTAISRSIGVYLQSVLTSIGYVADVKPISSNIQFTYIQNTNNKVQMSITQWYKDYPAASDFLNILFSCASFREGSDASINIAGFCDKDIDAKMQKALDLGVTDQKAADKMWAEIDRQITDKAPAVGLFTPKRLDFVSKRVGNFKFNRQFNWMITQSWVQ; encoded by the coding sequence ATGAAGAAACTGCTTCTGGCCGCCTCAGCCGCGGCACTGCTGGCCGGTACGTGGCTCGCCCCGGCACAGGCTGAATACCTCAAGGAGCACCGAGGCGGCACCATCCGGCTGCTGGCCCGTTCGGCAGCGGGAACGCTCGATCCGCACATCAACTACACCGACCAGGGCTGGCAGATGTATCAGCCGATCTATGACGGCCTGGTAGCCTTCCGCAAGGCCGAGGGCATGGACGGCTTCACCATCGTCCCCGATCTGGCCGAGGCGCTGCCTGCGGTTACGAATGACGGCAAGACCTTCACCTTCAAGCTGCGCAAGGGCATCAAGTTCTCCAACGGCCAGGAGCTTGGCGTGAAGGACGTCGTCGCCTCCTTCCAGCGCATCTTCAAGATTTCCGGGCCGACCTCCGGCACCTTCTATGCCGGCATTGTCGGCGCCGACAAATGCCTGGCCGACGCCAAGAGCTGCACGCTCGAAGGCGGCGTCGTCGGCGACGAAGCGGCCGGCACCATCACCCTCAATCTCACCAAGCCGGACGCCGAAATCCTCTACAAGCTTGCCTTGCCGCATGCCGTGGTCCTGCCGGCGGACACACCCGCCGAAGACATGGGCTCCAAGCCCATCCCCAGCACCGGCGCCTACATGATCTCCGCCTTCGACCCCAACAAGGGCATGACGGTTTCCCGCAACCCGAACTTCAAGCAGTGGAGCGAGGAAGCCCAGCCGGACGGTTACCCGGATGTCGTACAATATGATTTCGGCCTGTCCGAGGAAGCAGCCGTCACGGCGATCCAGAACGGCGAGGCCGACTGGATGTTCGACGCGCTGCCGAGCGACCGTCTGGGCGAACTTGGCAGCAAGTCCATGGACCAGTTGCACATCTCACCGCTTTCGGCGTGGTGGTATGCGCCGCTGAACAACCGTCTGGCACCTTTCGACAATGAAAAGGCGCGCCAGGCCGTTGCCTATGCGATCGACCGCAACACGCTGGTCAAGCTGTTTGGCGGCAAGGTGCTGGCCTCGCCGGTCTGCCAGGTCCTGCCGCCGGACTTCCCGGGCCATGAAGACTATTGCCCCTTCACCAAGAACCCGGGCGCCAAATGGTCGGCGCCCGATCTCGACAAGGCAAAGCAGCTCGTCGAGGAATCCGGCACCAAGGGTCAGAAGGTGACCATCATCGCCGAGGACACCGCCATCTCACGCTCCATCGGCGTCTATCTGCAGAGCGTGCTGACCAGCATCGGCTATGTGGCCGACGTCAAGCCGATCTCGTCCAACATCCAGTTCACCTACATCCAGAACACCAACAACAAAGTGCAGATGTCGATCACCCAGTGGTACAAGGATTATCCCGCAGCTTCGGACTTCCTGAACATCCTGTTCAGCTGCGCCTCCTTCCGCGAAGGCTCGGACGCCTCGATCAACATCGCCGGCTTCTGCGACAAGGACATCGACGCCAAGATGCAGAAGGCGCTGGATCTCGGCGTCACCGACCAGAAAGCCGCCGACAAAATGTGGGCCGAAATCGACAGGCAAATCACGGACAAGGCGCCGGCCGTCGGTCTCTTCACGCCGAAGCGGCTTGACTTCGTCAGCAAACGGGTTGGCAATTTCAAGTTCAACCGGCAGTTCAACTGGATGATCACCCAGTCCTGGGTGCAGTAA
- a CDS encoding NCS1 family nucleobase:cation symporter-1 produces the protein MTIEGASPDLYNEDLAPAKVRNWGPFSIFNVWTSDVHSLWGYYLAASLFLFCGGFVNFIIAIGIGSLIIYALMNMVGYAGVKTGVPYPVLARASFGIWGANIPALVRAIVACFWYGAQTAAASGAIVALLTRLQWFDEFNKTSHLLGHSTLEVICFVIIWALQLLIIQKGMETVRRFQDWAGPAVWVMMLLLAIYLCVKSGSFAFTSDIPMDVLREKTADAGIPGDPGSWTALFGVAAIWVTYFSALYLNFCDFARYAPDKAALRKGNIWGLPVNLILFSLVAGVTTIAAYDVYHEVLLHPDQISAKFDSWFLAALAALTFAVATLGINVVANFVSPAFDFSNVFPRQIDFKKGGYIAALIALVLYPFAPWEGSAAHFVGIIGATMGPIFGVMMVDYYLIRKGEVDVEALYRENGEFRFQGGWHVNAFIAAGIGAVFSSILPNFTNWLPSWWGVYGWFFGVAIAGIIYYVLRTAAVGAGAKTAKA, from the coding sequence GTGACCATAGAAGGCGCATCGCCTGACCTGTACAACGAGGATCTCGCTCCGGCCAAGGTTCGAAACTGGGGACCGTTCTCGATCTTCAACGTCTGGACATCGGACGTCCATAGCCTGTGGGGCTACTATCTCGCCGCCAGCCTGTTCCTGTTCTGCGGCGGCTTCGTCAACTTCATCATCGCCATCGGCATCGGCTCGCTGATCATCTACGCGCTGATGAACATGGTCGGCTATGCCGGCGTGAAAACCGGCGTGCCCTACCCCGTGCTCGCCCGCGCCTCCTTCGGTATCTGGGGCGCCAACATACCGGCACTCGTGCGCGCCATCGTCGCCTGCTTCTGGTACGGCGCGCAAACGGCCGCCGCATCGGGCGCCATCGTGGCATTGCTCACTCGCCTGCAATGGTTCGACGAGTTCAACAAGACCTCGCATCTTCTCGGCCATTCCACCCTGGAAGTAATCTGCTTCGTCATCATCTGGGCGCTGCAGCTGCTGATCATCCAGAAAGGCATGGAAACAGTGCGTCGCTTCCAGGACTGGGCGGGGCCTGCCGTCTGGGTGATGATGCTGCTCCTGGCCATCTATCTCTGCGTCAAATCGGGGAGCTTCGCCTTTACCAGCGACATTCCGATGGATGTGCTGCGCGAAAAGACCGCCGATGCCGGCATTCCGGGCGATCCCGGCTCGTGGACGGCGCTCTTCGGCGTCGCGGCGATCTGGGTGACCTATTTCTCGGCGCTCTATCTCAATTTTTGCGACTTCGCCCGCTACGCGCCGGACAAGGCGGCGCTGCGCAAGGGCAACATCTGGGGCCTGCCGGTCAACCTCATCCTGTTCTCGCTGGTCGCCGGCGTCACCACCATTGCCGCCTATGACGTCTATCACGAAGTGCTGCTGCATCCCGACCAGATCTCGGCCAAGTTCGACAGCTGGTTCCTGGCGGCGCTCGCCGCCCTGACCTTCGCGGTTGCGACGCTCGGCATCAACGTCGTCGCCAACTTCGTCTCGCCGGCCTTCGACTTCTCCAACGTCTTTCCGCGTCAGATCGACTTCAAAAAGGGTGGCTATATCGCGGCGCTGATCGCACTTGTGCTCTATCCCTTCGCGCCGTGGGAAGGCAGTGCCGCGCATTTCGTCGGCATCATCGGCGCGACGATGGGGCCGATCTTCGGCGTCATGATGGTCGACTACTATCTGATCCGCAAAGGCGAGGTCGACGTCGAGGCGCTGTATCGCGAAAACGGCGAGTTCCGCTTCCAGGGCGGCTGGCACGTCAATGCTTTCATCGCCGCCGGCATCGGTGCTGTGTTCTCGTCGATCCTGCCGAACTTCACCAACTGGCTGCCGTCCTGGTGGGGTGTCTATGGCTGGTTCTTCGGCGTCGCCATCGCCGGCATCATCTACTACGTGCTGCGCACCGCCGCCGTGGGTGCGGGCGCCAAGACGGCAAAGGCCTAA